TGACCGTGGAGCACTCAAGCTCCGTGGATGCTGTGGGCGGTGGACTGGCGGTGGACAAGCGCCGGGCCCACATCACCCTGAAGCAGGATGCCGCGCAGGACAGAGCCTACATTGAAAGCTGCTTCGGCCGCTCTCTCTACCCACCGGAACGGCTGCGCAAGGCTGAGCAGGAGCTTTGCGTGGGCGACCACCTGGGATGCCATTTGTGGTTCAGTGCCGGTGTGCCCAGCCCGGAGCAGGCTCCCACACCGGAAGCAAAGCATCTGGCTGAACAGGCTGAGCTGCAGGCCGACCGCAACCGCGCTTATTACGCCAAAAATCGGGAACTGCACCGCAGTGTGGTGCTGCGGCTCACCGAGCAGATCCGCAACTGCATCCTTGTGCACCAGCAGCCCAACGCCCGTGTTGCCCGCAGTGGCAACCTGAACGCTGGGCGCATCTGGCGCGCACCACTTTTGAACGATGACCGGGTGTTTTTGTGTGCCGAGGAAGAGAACCAGCCCTCTTTTACGGTAGACCTTTTATTGGACGCATCCGCTTCCCGCCTGCACTGTCAGGAAGTGATCGCGGCTCAAGGATCCATTTTGGCCCAGAGCCTTGCGGCCTGCGGGATCCCGGTGCGGGTGTCCAGCTTCAGCAGCCTGCGGGGCTACACCGTACTGCGTGTGCTCAAAGGCTTTGCAGACAAAAACCTGCAAAACATCAACCGATATTTTGCTTCCGGCTGGAACCGTGACGGCCTTGCTCTGCGGGCCGCAGGCGACCTTTTGCAGTATGCGCCCGGTCCTGCGCCGCGGCATCTGCTCATCGTGCTGACGGACGCTTCGCCCAACGACAGCCGCCGCATCCCGCCCAGTGCAGAAAACCCGCTGGGCTGCGGTTACGAGGACGCTGCCGGTGTGGCTGACACTGCCGCGCAGGTGCGTGCGCTGCAGCGCATGGGCATCCGGGTGTCGGCTGTGTTCATGGGTGAGGACAGCTCTGCCGGTGCCGCTGCACAGATCTACGGCAAAAACATGGCCCGTATCCGCGGCATGGACCAACTGGCCCGCGCGGCCGGGCGGCTGATCCAGAACGAGATCCGTGAACTGGGCGATTGAACCATATTTTACCAGAACAGCCCACAGATGGGAGGCTTTGGCCTTGCCGTCTGTGGGCTGTTTTTGATACAGAACACAACTGATTCACTCTTGCAACAACCATGTTTCGGGTCACTGTTGCAGGATGCGCGGAAATATTTTGTTTTTCAGCAAACTTATAGTTGTTTTTTGTTGCGAAGTATGCTATACTATGTTCAGTCAATAAAACATTCCTGCGTAAGCCGCCTGCTGTGCACCGGGTCGTTTGGCGCAGTGCCCATCCGTTATACAACGAACTGCTGTGTTATAGTTTCAGGAGGGAACCGATCATGGATGCCAACCGTTATTTTGATGCCATGCACAACGCTATGTCAGCTCAGCACCCCGGTGCGCAGCTGCTTTTAACGGTAAAGCTGCAGGACACCTGCGGCAACGATGCCTGCCTGGAGCTGAAGCAGCTGCCCGGTGAGAGCACCTCCATTCTGTGCTACTCCACCATGGGTCGCCGCTGCCTGAACTTCCAGCTGTTCCGCAAGGGCTGGCAGCTGTGCCACAACGCCGATGGGCAGCTGGTGGGCCGCTTCCCTTCCAGCGCCGACGGCCTGATCGACGAGACCGATTTCCGCGCCTACTGCCGTGAGGACCGGCTGGATATGGCCCGCACCCAGCGCATCACCGCCGAGCTTCGCCAGTGCGCCGGTATCAATTATCAGGGCAGCATCCCGCAGAACGCCCGCACCGGTGCCGTTATTACCGTGGAGAGTTTTGTAGGGGCCGGTGCTCGCTGGACCTACTGGAGTCAGGATGTTCTGCCAAGCCTGCCGCTGGGTGCCATCCTCTACTGGCTGGCGGATCATCTGGCCGGTGCCGAGCGCCGCACCCTGCAGGCCGACCCGCAGGCAGCCCGCCTTGCCGCCCAGTGGCTGGCCGGTGATACAGCCGTATTCTTCCATCCGTCGGTGCCGATGACCGCCATGAATACGGTCTCTTCCGGCTCTGCGCCCGCACGCCGCCGCACCACTGTGCCCGCTGCCCGCAACAAGAGCTGGCAAAGCATCATGGCCGTGATGGCAGGCATGTGAACGAAAAAGCAAGGAAAGACCGATCGTCTCTCCTTGCTTTTTCAGTATTATTCGAGGTACGGGTCCAGCAGGGCATCCACCGTTTTGTTCCGCTTGGGGTTCGGCTTTTTGATCACATGGCCGCGGCAGACCACCAGTTCCAGATGCTGCAGCGCACGCAGGTCTTCCAGTGGGTTGTGCTTTGTCACAATAAAATCTGCGCTCTTGCCCGGCTCAATGGAACCGGTTACGTCTCCTACTCCGGCCAGCTGAGCATTGCGCAGGGTGGCCGTGTACAGGGCGAACTGGTTGCTTACACCGCAGTATTTGTGGAAGTAGCACAGCTCCCGCCAGAAATCGTACTGGGTGATGTACGGGCAGCCTACATCGTTGCCCAAGGCCACCGGGATGCCGTTGGCAAGGGCGGTCTTTGCGCTTTCCACCACACCGTCAAACACGATCTTGCCGTTATACTGGTCCTTTTCCGAAGCGCCGGAAACCGCTGTATCGAACAGCGCATAGGGCAGCGCCGGGGAGATGGTGGTGCACACAAAGGCTCCCCGCTCCTTGTAAAGCCGGATGGTCTCATCGTCCATCTTTGCGCCGTGCTCAATGGAATCCACTCCGTTTTCCAGCGCCACCTTTACGCCTTCTGGCGACTCGGTGTGTGCCGCCACGGTATAGCCCAGCTTGTGGGCCTCGTCGCAGACGGCTTTGACCATTTCCGGCTTCATCTTCAGCTCGCCGGGGGTTCCCTTTTCGGTGGCATCCAGCACGCCGCCGGTGATCATCAGCTTGACAAGATCCACCTTCTGTCCGCTGGCCTTTTTGAGCTGAGCAAGTGCTTCGGCATTGTTATGGGCCGCAACTGCCACCGAGCCTGCCATATGTCCGCCCGGCACCGAAATACCCTCGTTGGCAGCAAGGATGCGCGGTGCCAGCAGTCTGCCTGCAGCGGCATCATCACGGCAGCGGGTGTCAAAATCTGCAATGCCGCCCACGGTGCGGATGGTAGTCACG
Above is a genomic segment from Faecalibacterium taiwanense containing:
- a CDS encoding amidohydrolase family protein — protein: MKRAYTNGILLDGTEQMQPEAHKILLTEDDKIIAIVDEGVDLDGYEVIDLHGGYLCPGLINLHVHLAGNGKPGAKPRDNAALVRKILSNGLTRAVAYRLVCSYAKLELLGGVTTIRTVGGIADFDTRCRDDAAAGRLLAPRILAANEGISVPGGHMAGSVAVAAHNNAEALAQLKKASGQKVDLVKLMITGGVLDATEKGTPGELKMKPEMVKAVCDEAHKLGYTVAAHTESPEGVKVALENGVDSIEHGAKMDDETIRLYKERGAFVCTTISPALPYALFDTAVSGASEKDQYNGKIVFDGVVESAKTALANGIPVALGNDVGCPYITQYDFWRELCYFHKYCGVSNQFALYTATLRNAQLAGVGDVTGSIEPGKSADFIVTKHNPLEDLRALQHLELVVCRGHVIKKPNPKRNKTVDALLDPYLE